One segment of Streptomyces sp. NA02950 DNA contains the following:
- a CDS encoding cytochrome P450, whose protein sequence is MPTPTARFQDDPDELYRQLRRDHGPVAPILLDGDVPAWLVLGYRELHRVTSDPKVFARDSRRWHAWDRIPADWPLMTFVGYRPTMLFTEGAEHQRRSEAMFDALSSVDQFELRSGCERVADELIDTFAGSGRADLVADYAGRLPLRVVTRLFGLDASQSAALLRDMLDLANGSEDQAAAYQRMYDRMAALVAKVRVNPVPSIPERLAAHPAGLTDEEIVNDLIGTVYASHQPTADWIGNALRLMLTDERFAVTMAGGRRSVGQALNEVLWEDTPVPNFIGRWAAEDTTLGGQHIRKGDCLVLGMAAANADPNVRPDFRAGASGNQAHMSFSHGEHGCPEPGRELAEVIATAAIEVLIDRLPDVTLAVAPEELQWNSSALMHGVAAMPVTFTPAPLG, encoded by the coding sequence GTGCCCACGCCCACCGCACGCTTCCAGGACGACCCGGACGAGCTGTACCGGCAGCTCCGCCGGGACCACGGCCCCGTCGCGCCGATCCTGCTCGACGGCGACGTCCCCGCCTGGCTGGTCCTCGGCTACCGGGAGCTGCACCGCGTCACCTCCGACCCCAAGGTCTTCGCCCGCGACTCGCGCCGCTGGCACGCCTGGGACCGCATCCCGGCCGACTGGCCGCTGATGACCTTCGTCGGCTACCGCCCGACGATGCTGTTCACCGAGGGCGCCGAGCACCAGCGCCGGTCCGAGGCGATGTTCGACGCGCTGTCCTCGGTGGACCAGTTCGAGCTGCGGTCCGGCTGCGAACGGGTCGCCGACGAACTGATCGACACCTTCGCGGGCAGCGGCCGCGCCGATCTGGTGGCCGACTACGCCGGCCGGCTCCCGCTGCGCGTGGTCACCCGGCTGTTCGGCCTGGACGCCTCCCAATCGGCCGCCCTCCTGCGCGACATGCTCGACCTCGCCAACGGCAGCGAGGACCAGGCGGCCGCGTACCAGCGGATGTACGACCGGATGGCGGCGCTGGTGGCCAAGGTCCGGGTCAACCCGGTGCCCAGCATCCCCGAGCGGCTGGCCGCGCACCCCGCGGGCCTCACCGACGAGGAGATCGTCAACGATCTGATCGGCACCGTCTACGCCAGCCACCAGCCCACCGCGGACTGGATCGGCAACGCGCTGCGGCTGATGCTCACCGACGAACGCTTCGCGGTCACCATGGCGGGCGGCCGCCGCAGCGTCGGCCAGGCGCTCAACGAGGTGCTGTGGGAGGACACCCCGGTCCCCAACTTCATCGGCCGCTGGGCCGCCGAGGACACCACGCTCGGCGGACAGCACATCAGGAAGGGCGACTGCCTCGTCCTCGGGATGGCCGCGGCCAACGCGGACCCCAACGTCCGCCCGGACTTCCGGGCCGGGGCGTCGGGCAACCAGGCCCATATGTCCTTCAGCCACGGTGAGCACGGCTGCCCGGAGCCCGGGCGCGAACTGGCCGAGGTCATCGCCACGGCGGCGATCGAGGTGCTGATCGACCGGCTCCCGGACGTGACGCTGGCCGTGGCGCCGGAGGAGCTCCAGTGGAACTCCTCCGCCCTGATGCACGGAGTGGCCGCCATGCCGGTCACCTTCACCCCGGCGCCGCTGGGCTGA
- a CDS encoding ATP/GTP-binding protein, with amino-acid sequence MHSRTSDSAVRAPLRESASDGLKIVIVGGFGVGKTTMVQSVSEIRPLSTEETMTQAGIGIDDASFVQHKTTTTVAFDFGRISLDEQMVLYLFGAPGQERFWFLWDRLFSGTLGAVVLVDTNRLADSWYALDRLEHHGTPFIVARNNFTEPQHSLEEVREALDLPPEVPVIDCDARKRDSCKTVLVTLARYLYSLSATSAVESTA; translated from the coding sequence TTGCACTCCAGAACCTCTGACAGCGCCGTACGCGCCCCGCTGCGGGAGAGCGCGAGCGACGGCCTCAAGATCGTGATCGTCGGCGGGTTCGGCGTCGGCAAGACGACGATGGTCCAGTCGGTGAGCGAGATCCGTCCGCTGAGTACCGAGGAGACGATGACGCAGGCGGGCATCGGGATCGACGACGCCTCCTTCGTCCAGCACAAGACCACCACCACGGTCGCCTTCGACTTCGGCCGGATCAGCCTCGACGAGCAGATGGTGCTCTATCTGTTCGGCGCCCCCGGCCAGGAGCGGTTCTGGTTCCTGTGGGACCGGCTGTTCTCCGGGACCCTCGGCGCGGTCGTGCTGGTGGACACCAACCGGCTGGCCGACTCCTGGTACGCGCTGGACCGCCTGGAACACCACGGCACCCCGTTCATCGTGGCGCGCAACAACTTCACCGAGCCACAGCACTCGCTGGAGGAGGTGCGGGAGGCCCTCGATCTGCCGCCCGAGGTCCCGGTGATCGACTGCGATGCCCGTAAACGCGACTCCTGCAAGACCGTGCTGGTCACGCTGGCCCGCTATCTCTACTCCCTGTCCGCCACCTCCGCCGTGGAGAGCACCGCGTGA
- a CDS encoding DUF742 domain-containing protein gives MIRGALDNEDPDRLYTITSGRSRADESVFDMVTLIVSECEPVPGMQSEHIKILRMCRSPLSVVELSSYLDLPVSVVKILLCDLLDTGRITARHPHAARPGGRLPEPETLKKVLVALQNL, from the coding sequence ATGATCCGAGGGGCGCTCGACAACGAGGACCCGGACCGGCTGTACACCATCACCAGTGGCCGAAGCCGCGCCGACGAGAGCGTCTTCGACATGGTCACGCTGATCGTCAGCGAATGCGAGCCGGTGCCGGGCATGCAGTCCGAGCACATCAAGATCCTCCGGATGTGCCGCAGTCCGCTGTCGGTCGTGGAGCTCTCCTCGTATCTGGACCTGCCCGTCAGCGTCGTCAAGATCCTGCTGTGCGATCTGCTCGACACCGGCCGGATCACCGCGCGCCATCCGCACGCGGCCCGCCCCGGCGGGCGGCTGCCGGAGCCCGAAACCCTGAAGAAGGTGCTCGTTGCACTCCAGAACCTCTGA